A window from Neodiprion fabricii isolate iyNeoFabr1 chromosome 2, iyNeoFabr1.1, whole genome shotgun sequence encodes these proteins:
- the LOC124175060 gene encoding protein mago nashi homolog, producing the protein MSTDFYIRYYVGHKGKFGHEFLEFEFRPDGKLRYANNSNYKNDTMIRKEAYVHNCVMEELKRIIQDSEIMQEDDSLWPQPDRVGRQELEIVIGDEHISFTTSKTGSLLDVNQSRDPEGLRCFYYLVQDLKCLVFSLIGLHFKIKPI; encoded by the coding sequence atgtCGACAGATTTCTATATACGCTACTACGTAGGCCACAAAGGTAAATTCGGCCACGAATTTCTCGAGTTCGAATTCAGGCCAGACGGAAAATTGAGGTACGCCAACAATTCGAACTACAAAAACGACACGATGATCCGCAAGGAAGCGTACGTTCACAACTGCGTTATGGAAGAACTGAAGAGGATAATACAGGATTCGGAAATAATGCAAGAGGATGATTCTCTATGGCCGCAACCGGACAGAGTCGGTCGACAAGAATTGGAAATTGTCATCGGAGACGAACACATTTCATTCACAACATCTAAAACTGGTTCGCTACTAGACGTCAACCAATCCAGGGATCCGGAAGGACTACGATGCTTCTATTACCTCGTCCAGGACCTCAAGTGCCTCGTGTTTTCGCTCATCGGTCTCCACTTCAAAATAAAACCGATATAA
- the LOC124175053 gene encoding protein spinster isoform X3, giving the protein MIFAPLFGYLGDRYNRKFIMSFGVFLWCLTTFIGSYMQSFEWFLVFRMFVGIGEASYSTIAPTIISDLFVKDVRSKMLALFYFAIPVGSGLGYITGSKTAEFAGSWHWGLRVTPVLGILAVFLILLVVQDPVRGEREGGSHIHSTSWTDDIKSLCRNPSFMLSTAGFTCVSFVAGALAWWGPSFIHLALTLQPNGGKEITLSDVSYKFGIIAMIAGIIGVPLGSIMAQRLRVKWRNADPLICAVGLLISTPFLFFGIITASTNSILCYTLIFFGQLALNLNWSIVADMLLYVVLPTRRSTAEAFQILIAHMLGDAGSPYIIGLVSQALKKALSPTTLVIGDEDKNEYDAVTKFRSLQYALFITTFIEIIGGLFFFFTALYIQKDKAVVDLSIADETVSETLQYYDDELPNSTTN; this is encoded by the exons ATGATCTTTGCACCTTTATTTGGATACCTTGGAGATCGGTACAATAGAAAATTCATCATGAGTTTTGGAGTCTTTCTTTGGTGCCTTACAACCTTTATTGGCTCTTACATGCAG agtTTCGAATGGTTTTTGGTATTTCGAATGTTCGTTGGTATTGGCGAGGCTAGTTACTCGACCATAGCCCCTACCATCATAAGCGACTTGTTCGTCAAAGACGTTCGATCAAAGATGCTAGCCCTGTTCTACTTTGCCATACCGGTCGGAAG TGGCTTAGGGTACATAACGGGGAGTAAGACTGCAGAATTTGCTGGTTCCTGGCACTGGGGGCTACGCGTTACCCCAGTATTAGGTATACTGGCAGTATTTCTGATTCTATTAGTGGTACAGGATCCTGTTAGAGGCGAAAGAGAAGGAGGGAGTCATATTCACAGCACTTCATGGACAGACGATATCAAATCCCTGTGTAGAAA tcCTAGCTTCATGCTATCCACCGCAGGATTCACCTGCGTCTCGTTTGTCGCTGGAGCATTGGCATGGTGGGGACCTTCGTTTATTCACTTGGCCCTCACACTCCAGCCTAatggaggaaaagaaattacCTTATCCGA CGTTTCATACAAATTCGGAATCATAGCTATGATTGCGGGGATTATTGGAGTCCCGCTAGGATCAATTATGGCACAACGATTAAGGGTGAAATGGCGAAACGCGGATCCACTGATTTGTGCCGTTGGCTTACTTATTAGCAcgccttttcttttcttcggaATCATTACTGCCAGTACAAATTCAATTCTTTGTTATACCCTCATATTTTTTGGACAGCTCGCATTGAATCTTAACTGGTCAATTGTAGCTGATATGTTACTG TATGTCGTCCTACCGACAAGAAGGTCAACTGCAgaagcttttcaaattttaatagcACACATGTTAGGAGATGCGGGAAGTCCATATATTATTGGATTA GTATCTCAGGCATTGAAAAAGGCACTGAGCCCAACGACCCTCGTAATCGGCGatgaagataaaaatgaatatgacGCAGTGACTAAATTTCGTAGTCTACAATATGCGCTCTTCATAACAACATTTATCGAAATAATTGGTggccttttcttctttttcacggCTCTGTACATACAGAAGGACAAGGCTGTAGTCGATCTTTCAATCGCAG ACGAAACAGTTTCAGAAACATTGCAATACTACGATGACGAGCTTCCAAATAGCACAAcaaattga
- the LOC124175053 gene encoding protein spinster isoform X2, whose translation METTTRIPPNLSHQHLMGEEHQNPLGGQPKRITPVERVVTLREWSTVLVLCFVNLINYMDRFTIAGILTDIQKNYNIGDDLGGLLQTAFIVSYMIFAPLFGYLGDRYNRKFIMSFGVFLWCLTTFIGSYMQSFEWFLVFRMFVGIGEASYSTIAPTIISDLFVKDVRSKMLALFYFAIPVGSGLGYITGSKTAEFAGSWHWGLRVTPVLGILAVFLILLVVQDPVRGEREGGSHIHSTSWTDDIKSLCRNPSFMLSTAGFTCVSFVAGALAWWGPSFIHLALTLQPNGGKEITLSDVSYKFGIIAMIAGIIGVPLGSIMAQRLRVKWRNADPLICAVGLLISTPFLFFGIITASTNSILCYTLIFFGQLALNLNWSIVADMLLYVVLPTRRSTAEAFQILIAHMLGDAGSPYIIGLVSQALKKALSPTTLVIGDEDKNEYDAVTKFRSLQYALFITTFIEIIGGLFFFFTALYIQKDKAVVDLSIAEKCLDTKNNGQSESTRL comes from the exons ATGGAAACGACAACGAGGATCCCTCCGAATTTGTCTCATCAGCATCTAATGGGTGAAGAGCATCAAAATCCCTTAGGTGGACAACCGAAGCGGATTACCCCGGTGGAAAGGGTTGTCACATTACGCGAATGGTCAACCGTACTTGTATTATGCTTCGTTAATCTGATCAACTACATGGACAGATTTACTATCGCAG GAATTTTGACAGACATTCAAAAGAATTACAACATAGGAGATGACTTGGGCGGCTTGCTTCAAACAGCCTTTATAGTAAGCTATATGATCTTTGCACCTTTATTTGGATACCTTGGAGATCGGTACAATAGAAAATTCATCATGAGTTTTGGAGTCTTTCTTTGGTGCCTTACAACCTTTATTGGCTCTTACATGCAG agtTTCGAATGGTTTTTGGTATTTCGAATGTTCGTTGGTATTGGCGAGGCTAGTTACTCGACCATAGCCCCTACCATCATAAGCGACTTGTTCGTCAAAGACGTTCGATCAAAGATGCTAGCCCTGTTCTACTTTGCCATACCGGTCGGAAG TGGCTTAGGGTACATAACGGGGAGTAAGACTGCAGAATTTGCTGGTTCCTGGCACTGGGGGCTACGCGTTACCCCAGTATTAGGTATACTGGCAGTATTTCTGATTCTATTAGTGGTACAGGATCCTGTTAGAGGCGAAAGAGAAGGAGGGAGTCATATTCACAGCACTTCATGGACAGACGATATCAAATCCCTGTGTAGAAA tcCTAGCTTCATGCTATCCACCGCAGGATTCACCTGCGTCTCGTTTGTCGCTGGAGCATTGGCATGGTGGGGACCTTCGTTTATTCACTTGGCCCTCACACTCCAGCCTAatggaggaaaagaaattacCTTATCCGA CGTTTCATACAAATTCGGAATCATAGCTATGATTGCGGGGATTATTGGAGTCCCGCTAGGATCAATTATGGCACAACGATTAAGGGTGAAATGGCGAAACGCGGATCCACTGATTTGTGCCGTTGGCTTACTTATTAGCAcgccttttcttttcttcggaATCATTACTGCCAGTACAAATTCAATTCTTTGTTATACCCTCATATTTTTTGGACAGCTCGCATTGAATCTTAACTGGTCAATTGTAGCTGATATGTTACTG TATGTCGTCCTACCGACAAGAAGGTCAACTGCAgaagcttttcaaattttaatagcACACATGTTAGGAGATGCGGGAAGTCCATATATTATTGGATTA GTATCTCAGGCATTGAAAAAGGCACTGAGCCCAACGACCCTCGTAATCGGCGatgaagataaaaatgaatatgacGCAGTGACTAAATTTCGTAGTCTACAATATGCGCTCTTCATAACAACATTTATCGAAATAATTGGTggccttttcttctttttcacggCTCTGTACATACAGAAGGACAAGGCTGTAGTCGATCTTTCAATCGCAG AAAAATGTCTAGACACTAAGAATAATGGGCAGTCAGAATCAACGCGTTTATAG
- the LOC124175061 gene encoding transcription elongation factor SPT4 translates to MSMETVPKDLRGLRACLVCSLIKTFDQFEFDGCDNCDEFLRMKNNKDNVFDCTSSNFDGMIAVMSPEDSWVCKWQRINRFCKGVYAISVSGRLPANVIREMKSRGIVYRPRDTSQR, encoded by the exons ATGTCAATGGAGACTGTACCCAAAGATTTACGTGGATTGCGAGCATGTTTAGTATGTTCACTGATTAAG ACGTTCGATCAGTTTGAATTTGACGGCTGCGATAACTGTGACGAATTTCTTCGCATGAAAAACAACAAGGATAACGTGTTTGATTGCACAAGCTCAAATTTTGATGG AATGATTGCAGTAATGAGCCCTGAAGATAGTTGGGTCTGCAAATGGCAGAGAATAA acCGTTTCTGCAAAGGTGTGTACGCGATTTCTGTATCCGGACGTTTGCCAGCTAATGTCATCAGGGAAATGAAGAGTAGAGGGATCGTGTACAGGCCACGTGACACAAGTCAACGATAG
- the LOC124175053 gene encoding protein spinster isoform X1 has translation METTTRIPPNLSHQHLMGEEHQNPLGGQPKRITPVERVVTLREWSTVLVLCFVNLINYMDRFTIAGILTDIQKNYNIGDDLGGLLQTAFIVSYMIFAPLFGYLGDRYNRKFIMSFGVFLWCLTTFIGSYMQSFEWFLVFRMFVGIGEASYSTIAPTIISDLFVKDVRSKMLALFYFAIPVGSGLGYITGSKTAEFAGSWHWGLRVTPVLGILAVFLILLVVQDPVRGEREGGSHIHSTSWTDDIKSLCRNPSFMLSTAGFTCVSFVAGALAWWGPSFIHLALTLQPNGGKEITLSDVSYKFGIIAMIAGIIGVPLGSIMAQRLRVKWRNADPLICAVGLLISTPFLFFGIITASTNSILCYTLIFFGQLALNLNWSIVADMLLYVVLPTRRSTAEAFQILIAHMLGDAGSPYIIGLVSQALKKALSPTTLVIGDEDKNEYDAVTKFRSLQYALFITTFIEIIGGLFFFFTALYIQKDKAVVDLSIADETVSETLQYYDDELPNSTTN, from the exons ATGGAAACGACAACGAGGATCCCTCCGAATTTGTCTCATCAGCATCTAATGGGTGAAGAGCATCAAAATCCCTTAGGTGGACAACCGAAGCGGATTACCCCGGTGGAAAGGGTTGTCACATTACGCGAATGGTCAACCGTACTTGTATTATGCTTCGTTAATCTGATCAACTACATGGACAGATTTACTATCGCAG GAATTTTGACAGACATTCAAAAGAATTACAACATAGGAGATGACTTGGGCGGCTTGCTTCAAACAGCCTTTATAGTAAGCTATATGATCTTTGCACCTTTATTTGGATACCTTGGAGATCGGTACAATAGAAAATTCATCATGAGTTTTGGAGTCTTTCTTTGGTGCCTTACAACCTTTATTGGCTCTTACATGCAG agtTTCGAATGGTTTTTGGTATTTCGAATGTTCGTTGGTATTGGCGAGGCTAGTTACTCGACCATAGCCCCTACCATCATAAGCGACTTGTTCGTCAAAGACGTTCGATCAAAGATGCTAGCCCTGTTCTACTTTGCCATACCGGTCGGAAG TGGCTTAGGGTACATAACGGGGAGTAAGACTGCAGAATTTGCTGGTTCCTGGCACTGGGGGCTACGCGTTACCCCAGTATTAGGTATACTGGCAGTATTTCTGATTCTATTAGTGGTACAGGATCCTGTTAGAGGCGAAAGAGAAGGAGGGAGTCATATTCACAGCACTTCATGGACAGACGATATCAAATCCCTGTGTAGAAA tcCTAGCTTCATGCTATCCACCGCAGGATTCACCTGCGTCTCGTTTGTCGCTGGAGCATTGGCATGGTGGGGACCTTCGTTTATTCACTTGGCCCTCACACTCCAGCCTAatggaggaaaagaaattacCTTATCCGA CGTTTCATACAAATTCGGAATCATAGCTATGATTGCGGGGATTATTGGAGTCCCGCTAGGATCAATTATGGCACAACGATTAAGGGTGAAATGGCGAAACGCGGATCCACTGATTTGTGCCGTTGGCTTACTTATTAGCAcgccttttcttttcttcggaATCATTACTGCCAGTACAAATTCAATTCTTTGTTATACCCTCATATTTTTTGGACAGCTCGCATTGAATCTTAACTGGTCAATTGTAGCTGATATGTTACTG TATGTCGTCCTACCGACAAGAAGGTCAACTGCAgaagcttttcaaattttaatagcACACATGTTAGGAGATGCGGGAAGTCCATATATTATTGGATTA GTATCTCAGGCATTGAAAAAGGCACTGAGCCCAACGACCCTCGTAATCGGCGatgaagataaaaatgaatatgacGCAGTGACTAAATTTCGTAGTCTACAATATGCGCTCTTCATAACAACATTTATCGAAATAATTGGTggccttttcttctttttcacggCTCTGTACATACAGAAGGACAAGGCTGTAGTCGATCTTTCAATCGCAG ACGAAACAGTTTCAGAAACATTGCAATACTACGATGACGAGCTTCCAAATAGCACAAcaaattga
- the LOC124175057 gene encoding lysophospholipase D GDPD1-like, producing the protein MFFYALIGGYVLTSMILFKYPTLIHKKKKVKFMCHHISHRGGAGESYENTMCAFKRAVAIGTEMLELDCHLTRDGQVVVSHDHNLLRSTGRNMNISDLDYKDLPLLKRNLPIDFDPDMEFVGSEKEEERRFALLKEVFDTFPNLPINIDIKVNDDRLIARVSDLIKEYNREEYTVWGNFSDEITKKCYKANPNVNLLFSMQRVTLLIFLMYTGLLPFVPLKETHLEIFLPSIYLRRKGGPIPTFLPLEKLVVRSINLLLMRPCLFNHLQARGIHVYFWVLNKEDEFKEAFELGATGVMTDYPTKLKLFLQNGAF; encoded by the exons atgttcttTTACGCTTTGATCGGCGGCTACGTATTGACAtcgatgattttattcaaataccCAACGTTGatacacaagaaaaaaaaggtgaaattCATGTGTCATCACATTAGTCACAGGGGTG GTGCTGGCGAAAGCTACGAAAATACAATGTGTGCATTCAAACG GGCTGTCGCAATTGGAACAGAAATGCTTGAGTTGGATTGTCATCTGACAAGGGATGGACAAGTAGTGGTTTCGCACGACCATAATCTATTGCGCAGCACTGGTAGGAATATGAATATATCGGATTTGGATTACAAAGATTTGCCATTACTGAAAAGGAATCTCCCTATTGACTTTGACCCAG ATATGGAATTTGTGGGATCTGAGAAAGAGGAGGAGCGAAGATTTGCCCTGTTGAAGGAAGTATTCGACACATTTCCCAACTTGCCTATCAACATTGACATCAAAGTCAATGACGATCGCCTCATCGCCAGGGTGTCAGATCTCATCAAAGAGTATAATCGCGAGGAATATACTGTGTGGGGAAACTTCAGTGACGAGATAactaaaaaatgttacaaagcG AATCCAAATGTGAACTTGCTGTTCTCTATGCAGCGTGTTACTTTACTCATATTCCTTATGTACACTGGTCTGTTACCATTTGTGCCTTTGAAAGAGACTcatttggaaatatttctacCGTCTATCTATCTGAG GCGCAAAGGTGGTCCAATTCCAACATTTCTTCCATTGGAGAAACTAGTTGTTCGCTCTATAAACTTATTACTCATGAGGCCATGTTTGTTTAATCATCTGCAAGCACGTGGAATACAT GTATACTTTTGGGTATTGAATAAGGAAGATGAGTTCAAAGAAGCATTTGAACTTGGTGCCACAGGAGTGATGACGGATTATCCCAcaaaactaaaattatttctacaaaATGGTGCGTTCTAA
- the LOC124175058 gene encoding enkurin, translated as MSTVLIKEHTEHVTNLIPQIVEERIKSPIYRSKYHKKPAKLKGEDLIKLDFTKEESVEPKKFDHRTFGVACVPRTPPTQFLKKKSRIEPPRPEIKHVHYKRPGYPKSLPAWVPVKRSIKSGLPELPQDPTVTARKNFKLENIVNVKRSRPQQPKKRYVDTRYGSAHDLEASGLLPIYIHRADYGKIPSFVSSKNIKKEEVNDETRVQPLCRYITATERAKLLEGMKKKWDELQKEFQCLPFVIDTLPRITRKTQMEDALKQLEKDIDMIEKHPYIYVYSDSEED; from the exons ATGTCTACTGTTTTAATTAAGGAACACACTGAACATGTCACCAATCTTATACCACAAATTGTCGAAGAACGAATTAAAAGTCCCAT ATACCGTTCGAAATATCATAAGAAGCCTGCAAAACTCAAGGGTGAAGATTTGATAAAACTAGATTTCACAAAAGAGGAGTCTGTAGAACCAAAGAAATTTGATCATCGCACTTTTGGGGTGGCCTGTGTGCCACGTACCCCACCTAcgcagtttttgaaaaagaaaagccgTATTGAGCCACCAAGACCCGAAATTAAACACGTACATTATAAACGACCCGGATATCCAAAGTCACTTCCAGCTTGGGTGCCAGTGAAACGAAGCATAAAATCTGGATTACCAGAATTACCTCAAGATCCGACTGTAACCGCGAGAAAAAACTtcaaattagaaaatattgttaatgTAAAAAGATCGCGGCCTCAGCAGCCGAAAAAACGTTACGTCGACACAAGATATGGCTCGGCACATGATTTAGAAGCCAGTGGTCTGCTGCCCATTTACATTCACAGAGCG gATTATGGAAAGATACCCAGTTTTGTGTCGTCAAAGAATATCAAGAAGGAGGAGGTGAACGACGAGACGAGAGTTCAACCCCTTTGTCGTTATATTACAGCAACTGAACGAGCAAAACTTCTCGAA GGCATGAAGAAGAAGTGGGATGAACTGCAAAAAGAGTTCCAGTGTCTGCCTTTTGTGATCGATACGCTACCCAGAATTACGCGGAAAACACAGATGGAAGATGCTTTGAAACAGCTTGAGAAAGACATTGATATGATAGAGAAACATCCttacatatatgtgtacagTGACAGCGAAGAagattaa